A window of Patagioenas fasciata isolate bPatFas1 chromosome 27, bPatFas1.hap1, whole genome shotgun sequence genomic DNA:
TCCAGGAAACGGGGGATGGCGGCAAGGGGGAACAAGTAGCAGCTCAGCCTGGATTTGGAAGGAGAAGGTGGCTGTAATTGTGCCAGAGAGCAAATCCAATTCCTCCTCTGCCTCCACCACAGCAAGACACAGATCCACGCCGAGGGAGGCAGCCATGAAAGCACAGCCGGGGGGGCAGGAGGCAGCGCCCCAGtccgtgtccccccagccagGGCTCAGGCAGAGGCCTGCAGCTTGCAGAGCCCGTCAGCATACTGGAACTGGGTGCCGTTCTCATACTCATACATGTCCAGAGCCACCTCGCAGCTCTCCCGCACCACCCGCTCCTCGTCATGGGCGAAGGCGCGCAGGGTCTCCAGGCAGGAGGGGCGGGCGATGGAGCCCAGGGCCTCGGCGCACTCGTGGCGCACCATGGGACTCTCGGTGCGGCTGCGCAGCGTGGCCGTCAGCTGCGGGACACAGGTCTCATCCTGCATCTGGCCCAACACGTAGCCGATCTCATGGCGGAACAGGGCGCTGCCGCAGCGCAGGCCTGTGGGGAAGACACAAGAGTGAATGTGCATGGGGATATTTGGCCAGAGCCTCCCCACCCAAAAGCCAGTGATGCAATGGGGGAGGCTGGCCTGGAGGTGAGAGCCAGCAGCTGCCCTCCCAGAGCCAAGGGGGCTCTTGGGGAAGGGGACAGAATAGCTATAGGAAGGCCCATCCCATGCTGCTCCATGACTCGGCACAGCTGCAGCATCTGTGGCACTACACACCCACAGCTGTGCCCCTGTGGTGTGGGGACACCCTCTTGTGACGGTGGCACCtgctgtcccagcagagctgccagcacccctgcctgccctgggtaCCCGGCGCTGTTCACGGGCTCTGCCCCACCAGCTCGATGTGCTTGGGGCTGCACGGCAGTACAGCCTCAGCCTCAAGCTGTCCCATGCTGCGGGATGGAGCGGTCACAATGGGAGCTCACAGATCCCCGCACGCCTTGTCTCACATGCAGATGTGTCCTCAGCTCGTCCCAGGTGGCTGGAGAGCCTTGTCCACTTCCCTCAGGCTGGGGATGGGTCCAAACAGTTCCAGAGTTGTGATCTGTCCCCTCCCCACTCCAGAGATATTCACTGCCCTCTTCAGAGCTATTCCCAAGCCCCATGACGAGGTTGGCAGTCTCTGACTTCCCAGGATGGGAGCGCGGGACtccaacaccctggggacaggccCCACCAGGAGACAGGTCAGACTTGTTGGTCTCAAGCCAACAGTACAGACTCTCCCACCTGGACCCAGAGAGAGCGCCTGGAGGATGGTGAGGGGGCTGTGAAACACCAGAAAGCACAGAGCACTTTGCAATGTGGCTCCTGCAAGCAAGCAGGTGGACAGCAGCTCTAGAAACAAACATGTGAAGAGCTTAAGAGGAGCCCCACAGCTCTGGCAGCCCTGGATTTGAGAAGGGCCAATCCTGGATTAACCTATACAGACTTAGAGCAAGGAGACTGCAGACAGCCTCTCGCTGGCCCTTACCATCCGCCAGTGCCAGCACAGCAGCCTGGCCCCCCAGGTTTCGCAGGGCAAACATGGCTCTGTAGCGGTCGAACAGCGTGCATGActcatccaggagggttttgcgGAGTTTGGCGATGTCTGTCTCCTCGGCAGGGGGGGCAGGATCCACAGAGAGGTAGGGGCTGGTGCCTGGCTCCTGCTTGTTCTCCTGCAGCCACTCCAGCCTCCTCACCGCCAGCTGACACGTCTCTGCCACCTGTGGGGATAGGGACACAGCCCTGGCTGCAGGATGACACCATATGGTGCTGGGAGGGTGCCCAGGGCTTCCTGACTGCAGTTGGACCCCAGCAGACAGCAGGATGCCACCTGTGGGGTCCCTGTCCACTGCCAGGGCCTGCCCAGGAAAGACCAGCTTCACCTTCCTAGACCAGCAACCCAGGGGAAATGAGCCCCCCAAGAGCCTCACCTCAACCACAGGATCCTCTGAATAGCGTTTCAGGacatccagcacatcgagattcCCAATAGCACCCAGGGCTTCACCTGAAGGAAGGACGTGTCGGGATGCGATCAAGGTGAACACACAAGGAGAACGCTGCTGTGTCCTCCAGCAAAGCCTTGCCCCTGACTGACTGATCCAGGCAAATAAACACGGTCAGAGCCAGCCTGGCCAGCAGGGAGGGGAAGGTTCGGCCAACCAGTCCGGCCAGGGGATGTGGTGAAGTGGTTACAGGTCTCAGCGTTTTCCAAGCCATGACACACCAAGCACCCCCAAGTCCCACCTGTGAGTCAGACCCACAGCTGCGGGAGCTGTCACCGTACCTGCCTCGTGCCTGACCATGGGCTCCTGGCTGGTGTCCTCCAGCACCCCGATGAGCACGGGAATGGCCGCCTCGTCCTGCATCTGGCCCAGGCAGTAGGCGAGTTCGTGTTTCAGCAGCGCGGAGCCGTCCCCGAACGCCCGGCTGATCCAGCCCACGGCCGCACGGCCGCCCAAGTTGCGCAGGGTGAAGAGCGCCCGGAACCgggcaggcaggggctgggacGCGTCCACCAGCGTCTGGCCGATGGCCTCCACCTCCTGCTCTGTCACCATGGTGCCGGGAGGGGACGATCCGGTCCCGGTGCGGCTCCCTCCGGTCACACTCCTGCGCACGGGGACGAGCTCAGGGGGCACCGGGCGCAGCCGCCGCGGCCGGGGGCCCCTCAACCGACAGCGAGTCCCTCACGCCGGGGCAGAGAGGGAGCGGCGCCGGGGGCCCAGCACAGCAGGTGAGACCCGGCTCGGGGCCGGCGGGCCCGGCACAACCGGGCCTGACCCCACGGGAAGTGGCCGAACCCGGTTTTACCGGATCGCCAGGACCGACGACCCACCCGCCGCGACCGCGTCAGCCCGGCCCCGTGCCACCGCCACCGCCGGGCCATGACGGGCCGGAGGGAACGGCCCGGAACGGGGCCGAAGCCCCGCGGAGATGAGATCAGACCCGACCCGACCGGGGCCGGTCCCGCACTCACCGCACGCCGCCATGCCGCTCCCTCACGTGACAGCACCGGCCGCTCCTACTATCGCACTTCCGGGCAGGGGAGGGCGGGGCCGCCCCGAGCGCGCCCCCGTGGGAGGGCACTGCCGTTCCCCCCCGCTCCGCGGAGTGGGAGCAGCCGGGGCGGTCGGTGGTGGCGCATGCGCGGTGAGCGGAGCGCAGGCCCGGAGCGGGGGAGCtgcgccccggtgctcccagaGCCCCGCCCAGAGCGCCCCCTAGAGCGCCCCAGccctccccggccccgcggccTTTGCAGACACCGGCGGGACGGCGCAGCCGCTGCTTCTGCTCCCGCCGGGTCAGCGCGGCCCGCGGCAGCGGATCCGGCCCCGCGGGAAGGGGCAGGGCGAGTCTGTGCCTtcccccgcctcccgccgccgcgctgctgcagctgccctggCACCGGCAGCGTCCACCGGCACGGGGAATCAAGTCCAGCCGGTTGATTCTCAGCCGATACCTGGGGCGGAGCCCAGAGGAGCTCGGAGCTGACGGGGAGGGACAGTCAGGGCTGAgccacagacccccacagcaaagccctgggggcgGTGTGGGGCTGTGCCGGCTCAGCCCGGGGCAGCGCGTTTGCAGATGGAACTGCATCCCAGGCTGGTGCCGGCAAAGCAAGCCACTGCTTTGCtgcttcttccccttcccctcccgagCGTGTTTGTGCAGCAAGTTTCGCACCTCCAAAGGGGTTTTGCGTTATTTCAAGCCTCCTGCTAAGTTTTGGCCTGCCGCAGGGCCTTGGGACAGAGATGCGCCCCTTGGAATGAGAGACCGGGACAGTCCTGTCCCTCGCCCAGCCCCGACCCCCGCTTTACTCATGCAGCACACAATACAGCACCAGACCGCTCAGATCCTGGAAGAGAACAAGAGCACAAAATACATTCCACTGCCTGAAACCAccacagcaaaaccagcacaagCATGAtgcagccgctccccccgcaaCCCAGGAACAGCAAGTACAGCCAGCAGCTTTCCTTGCTCTGCCGACAGCCTTCAGCAGAGGCAAGAGGGTGCAGTCCTATGCCAAACAGCCCCTACTGCTGGGTCAACATTTGCCAGAGTCTGTAAAGTCCGCGAGTGAGGATGCACAGGACTGCTGCTCCCCTCCGGCCCCATCAGCCCTCCCCGCAGCTCTCGAAGTACTGGCACATCAGCTCACGCATTTGCTCGGCCCGGCCATCCTCCATGGCAGCAGGCGCGGGCTGGCAGGGCTTGGGCAGCTCGGTGGGCTCGGTGCCCTCCAGCCATTCCTCGTTGAAGGGGTTGTCATGGGCTTCGCAGATGTTGTGTAGGATGCAGCAGGCGAGGACGAGggtgggcagcagctccaggctgcAGTCGTCGCACTTGAGGAGGATCTGCCAGCGCGCCTTCAGGCGCAGGAAGGCGTTCTCGATCACACTGTGCGCCCGCTTCAGGCGGTAGTTGAACTGCAGCTGCCGCTGGGTGAGGTTCTTGTCCTCCTGGTAGGGCTTGAGGATCCAGTCTTGCAAGGGGTAGGTGGCATCGCCCAGCAGCACGTACTTCTGCGCCTTCCCCATGAAGTGCTTGGGAGGGTTGGGGCACAGTCGGCCCTCCTTGGCCAGCACCCACAGGCTGGAGCTCTCCAGGACCGCGCTGTTCTCCATGCTGCCGGGAAAGGCGGTGGAGACGTCCCAGAACTGGCCCAGCCCATCCACGGTGGCCTGCGTCAGGATGGAGTGCCAGCCCTGGCCGTTGCAGTAGTCGGCACTGAGGCGCAGGGGCGGGTGGATGGGGATGTGAAGGCTGTCCAGGGCGCCGATGCAGTGCGGGAAGCCCCAGCGGGTACAGAAGATGCGCACCATGTTCTCCAGCTCTTTCTCGTTGGGCAGACGGAGGTAGAGGGGCTTCAGCAGCAAGACGATGGCATAACTCACCTCCCGGACACACGTCTGCACCGTGGAGGGCCCCACGCCAAACAGTGGGCTGAGAGTCTGGTACTCCACGTTGGTGGCCAAGTGCCACAGGGCCACGGCCACCCTCTTCTCCAGGGGCAGGGTGGGGTGGAAGTGGGCGCTGTGTGGAGCCAGCCCGGGCCGCAGCTGGTTGCAGACGTAGAAGAAGGTCTCCTTGGACATCCGAAACTTCTCCAGCCAGTCCTGGGGCCCAAACTCCTTCAGGACCACCCGTTCCCACCAATCTGTGCTCCTGATGCTGGGCCAGGCACGAGGGTAGAAGTAGCAGCTGGTTCTCCTCCGGCGAGCGATCAGGAGCTGCAGCGTAGGAAGGAGAGGGGTGTGAGACGGCAGGCACCTCCCCGTCCCATACCCTGTGCTTCACCGGGACCTCCCCGCTCACCACCATCCAGCTCAAGTGACCGGCTGCAGGCAGGGGGACACCCAGTGCCACACGGCTGGTGGTCCCGACCGGCACGACCATTGGGTCAAATTTTCCTGCTCCTGGGAAACCCCATTGCAAATCCACCAAGTTGTGATCCTGGACCCTATGACCTGGAGAAAGCTTCAGGGAGATTTTGCTGCAGCCTTTATGTACTTAAAAGAGGATGATCAGAAAGATGGGgccagacttttgagcagggcctgttaatttaggacaaggggtgatggttttaaactaaaggagggagattcaggctggacgtgaggaaggaattgttgccctgagggtggtgagagcctggcccaggttggccagagaggtggtggacgaaccatccctggagacatcccaggccaggctggacggggctctgagcaacctgagctggtgaagatgtccctgctcatgggttggactgggtgagttTTGaaggcccttcaacccaaaccactctatgattctattctatgattctataggaTGCCCAGGTGCTGCAGACAAGGAACCTTCTGGAAAAGTCCCCTTTTGGGGCAGCCACTTACTCCGTGCTTTTATTTTGTAAGGAGTGTTACTTGCTTTCCTGCAGCCACATGAGCTGGGGCCCTGCTCATGATTTGTAAGGTGGAGCAAGCACCCAGGCTCCTGGCGCCTCCATGGGAATTGTTTTTCTGTTATTAAATTCTAAAAAGCATCTTTAAGCTGAAAAGAGGCTTTTTTCACCTTCCTTGGcaactgcccagagaagtgggtgccttgTATTTCCTTCCAACAGCTTGTCCTTGCTGCCATATGTCCCCAAGCCCTTTGTATCCCATATCCTTTGTGTCCCCTGCCTTCGATGTCACCCCCTGCTTCATGTCCCCTGTCCTTTGTGCCTAAATTCACATCTCATGTCCTTCAGGTTCTCCGTCCTTCGTGACCCCCatcctttgtgtccctgtctttGTGTCTCACACCATCCCCATGCTTTGTGATCTCTGTGTCCCCCTTGTGTCCTTTGTCTCCCACATCCTCCTGTCCCTTTGTTTCCTGTCCCACATGTCCCCTATCCTTTGTGTCCCTGTAACGTGTGTCCCCCGCGTACCTGTGTGTCCCCCCCGAGCCCCTGTACTTCCCACCCCTGTATTTCGTGTCCTGCACATCCGCCGTTCCCCATTTTTTGTCTCCATgacctgtgtccccccgtgtccttcGTGTCCTACATCGCTCCTGTCCGTGTGCATCGTGTCCCACATCCTTTGTGTCCCCGTGAACTgcgcgtgtccccgtgtcccccgtgacGCCCGCGTTCCGTGTCCCCGCCCGCCGTGTCCCCGCGTCCTTCCGTCCCCCACCTATCGCGCCCCGTGCTCGCCGCCCGCGCGTTCCCGCCCCGGTCACCGTCATGAGCCGCTTCTGCCGCTGGCTGTAGTAGTGCCGGAGCCAGGCGCGCCGCTGCGGCCCGTCccaggccccgccgccgccgctgccggtgccgctgccgctgccgctgccggccatgccccgccgcccgcccgcccgccgccgcgccagcgcgcacagcagcaccagcagccgcTCCTGCATTTTCAAATCGGGAGCCGGGGCCGCCCTGGAAGTGATCGGCCGCGGGGTCACGGCGGGACCGGGGGGTGGGCGCCGGCCCGACCCGCCTCCCGCGGGACTcgggcgctgctgctctggggatgGAGCCCTCGCACCGTCCGGCAGCAGCAACACCCACGCGTTTCTTTGAAACAAAGCTGGAAAAACGCGTTGGGCTGCTCTTCGGGGAAGAACTtggacagaaaagcaaaacaacctccc
This region includes:
- the DOHH gene encoding deoxyhypusine hydroxylase, yielding MVTEQEVEAIGQTLVDASQPLPARFRALFTLRNLGGRAAVGWISRAFGDGSALLKHELAYCLGQMQDEAAIPVLIGVLEDTSQEPMVRHEAGEALGAIGNLDVLDVLKRYSEDPVVEVAETCQLAVRRLEWLQENKQEPGTSPYLSVDPAPPAEETDIAKLRKTLLDESCTLFDRYRAMFALRNLGGQAAVLALADGLRCGSALFRHEIGYVLGQMQDETCVPQLTATLRSRTESPMVRHECAEALGSIARPSCLETLRAFAHDEERVVRESCEVALDMYEYENGTQFQYADGLCKLQASA
- the LOC136113294 gene encoding uncharacterized protein, whose protein sequence is MLQRSHNPAPVSHRQPALHQQPIKLNAWVLLLPDGARAPSPEQQRPSPAGGGSGRRPPPGPAVTPRPITSRAAPAPDLKMQERLLVLLCALARRRAGGRRGMAGSGSGSGTGSGGGGAWDGPQRRAWLRHYYSQRQKRLMTLLIARRRRTSCYFYPRAWPSIRSTDWWERVVLKEFGPQDWLEKFRMSKETFFYVCNQLRPGLAPHSAHFHPTLPLEKRVAVALWHLATNVEYQTLSPLFGVGPSTVQTCVREVSYAIVLLLKPLYLRLPNEKELENMVRIFCTRWGFPHCIGALDSLHIPIHPPLRLSADYCNGQGWHSILTQATVDGLGQFWDVSTAFPGSMENSAVLESSSLWVLAKEGRLCPNPPKHFMGKAQKYVLLGDATYPLQDWILKPYQEDKNLTQRQLQFNYRLKRAHSVIENAFLRLKARWQILLKCDDCSLELLPTLVLACCILHNICEAHDNPFNEEWLEGTEPTELPKPCQPAPAAMEDGRAEQMRELMCQYFESCGEG